From the Aminobacter aminovorans genome, one window contains:
- a CDS encoding FAD-binding oxidoreductase, with translation MTPKSNQVLSILQARLDKAAILAGDAIDPRYSDDLAGEPGARPELVLRPRSTDEVAEILKACNDACQPLVVQGGRTGLSGGARVLAGEAVLSLERMTALQEVEPTAATIVADAGVPLQLVQEKADAADLVFGVDIGARGTATIGGNVATNAGGIRVLRYGSFRAQVLGLEAVLADGSVLSSLKGLAKDNSGYDLSQLFIGCEGTLGVVTRACLRLHPRPVTQSAAFCSLPSLEAAFGLLKFLRARLGNLLSGFEVILAPLMGDMVAALGLTAPVALSSPVYVLADIQGMTPQADEEALVETLSQAIEHGLVEDVVVSQSEREFRALWTLRDDVNRFLFAEEAMLSLDVSLPLPEMGAFLDMARAAQGQVDPGAQDYVFGHLGDGNLHYVVRTDRPDDVASAVFDCVAKSGGSISAEHGIGLDKKAYLHLTRSPGEISAMRRLKAALDPNNILNPGRIFDMPPALSKV, from the coding sequence ATGACACCCAAGAGCAATCAGGTTCTGTCCATCCTCCAGGCCCGGCTCGACAAGGCTGCGATCCTGGCTGGCGACGCCATCGATCCACGCTACAGCGACGATCTTGCCGGCGAGCCGGGCGCCCGGCCGGAACTGGTGCTGCGCCCGCGCAGCACCGACGAGGTTGCCGAGATCCTGAAGGCCTGCAACGACGCGTGTCAGCCGCTGGTCGTCCAAGGCGGCCGCACGGGACTCTCGGGCGGGGCGAGGGTGCTGGCGGGCGAGGCGGTGCTGTCGCTCGAGCGCATGACCGCCTTGCAGGAGGTCGAGCCGACGGCGGCAACCATTGTCGCCGATGCCGGCGTGCCGTTGCAACTCGTGCAGGAAAAAGCGGATGCAGCGGATCTCGTTTTCGGCGTCGACATCGGTGCGCGCGGCACCGCCACCATTGGCGGCAACGTCGCCACCAATGCCGGCGGCATCCGCGTTTTGCGCTATGGCAGTTTCCGCGCCCAGGTGCTGGGGCTTGAGGCCGTGCTCGCCGACGGCAGCGTGCTGTCCTCGCTGAAAGGGCTCGCCAAGGACAATTCCGGCTATGACCTCAGCCAGCTTTTCATCGGCTGCGAAGGCACGCTCGGCGTCGTCACGCGTGCCTGCCTCAGGCTTCACCCCAGGCCCGTGACGCAATCCGCGGCCTTCTGTTCATTGCCATCACTCGAAGCGGCCTTCGGCCTGCTCAAATTCCTGCGCGCCCGCCTCGGCAACCTGCTGTCCGGCTTCGAGGTCATCCTGGCGCCGCTGATGGGCGACATGGTTGCCGCCCTCGGCTTGACGGCGCCTGTCGCCCTGTCGTCGCCGGTCTATGTGCTGGCCGACATCCAGGGCATGACGCCGCAAGCCGACGAGGAGGCCTTAGTCGAAACGCTGTCGCAGGCAATCGAGCACGGGCTGGTCGAGGACGTCGTGGTCTCGCAGTCCGAACGAGAGTTCCGTGCGCTGTGGACCCTGCGGGACGACGTCAACCGCTTTCTGTTTGCCGAAGAGGCAATGCTCAGCCTTGATGTCAGCCTGCCGCTGCCTGAGATGGGCGCCTTCCTCGACATGGCGAGAGCGGCCCAAGGCCAGGTCGACCCGGGCGCACAGGACTATGTCTTCGGCCATCTCGGCGACGGCAACCTGCATTACGTCGTCCGAACTGACAGGCCCGACGATGTCGCCAGTGCGGTGTTCGATTGCGTTGCGAAAAGCGGTGGCTCGATCTCGGCCGAGCATGGCATCGGCCTCGACAAGAAGGCCTATCTGCATCTGACGCGCAGTCCGGGCGAAATTTCGGCGATGCGGCGGCTGAAGGCCGCGCTCGACCCCAACAACATTCTCAATCCGGGTCGTATCTTCGACATGCCCCCTGCCCTGTCCAAAGTCTGA